The genomic region GCTTTTTCAACGTCTTCGGTGCCTGTCTCCTGGGTGCGCATTTCTCTTCTCAGGTCGCGCACTGTTTTACTCAACTGCCGGTTCGTTTTCGTCAGTTTTAGCCTCTCCACGAGTCCCATCAGGCCGGTAAAAATAACTCCCGCCAGAAAAGCAATAAACATCAGCATATAGGTCGGCAAGTTCACATCGAGAATGTCATAGTATTTGAGTGGCACTGGGGAGGCATTCTGGAGAGAAAAAGAAATAATAAACATAACGACGCAAACAACGACAACGGTAAAAAAAACCTTCATTTCAGCCCTCCTGAAGAGATATTCTCCCAAAACATGTTAAAAGTTTATTGCGCGTTTCCATAAGATCTTCCGAAACAACGCGCGTTGCGCCTGTAACGGTTATAAAATTATGGTCGCCGCTCCAGCGCGGCACTATATGGGTATGGAGGTGATCATCCACGCCGGCGCCGGCAACCTTTCCCAGGTTCATACCCAGGTTGAACCCATCGGGTTTCATGGTTTCTGTAAGCACCGCCAGACAAAGATCAACAAGATCAAAAATCTCCACCTTTTCCTCGGCAGTAAGGTCATGGATTTGCCCCAGATGACGGAACGGGATGACCATTAAATGTCCACTGCTGTAAGGATAACGGTTCATCAACACATAGGCGGCCTTTCCTTCCCACAACACAAAATCATCTTCCCGCAATGAGTTCTTGCAAAAAATACAGCCGTCGGGCTTTTTACCTCTGATATAGGCGCTGCGCCAGGGTGCGTAGATAGCTTCCATGATAATGAGTCCTACTTATTCTACTAACATTTGCTCTGCATCTGCCGTGGATTATAGCGATAAGTCACAAAAAGACAAGCTAATTTTCCGGCCAGGTTGGGTGCAATGAAAACCGCGATTTACAAATTACTCAATACATTACGCACGGTCAAGCACGGTGTTCTTTTCCGGGGTGATCTGGGTAGAATAGAGAACTGGCAATGATCACTTTAGGCTGGCTTATGCGTCGGGTGGAGGAGTTTTTTCGCACCCGTGACGTGGCGTTGCTTCTGGGAGAGGACAAGGCGGCGCCCTGCGATCCCGTCTTGGTCACGCATGGGTTCAGCAAGGACAAGCGGCCGGATCTCAAGCAGTTCATTTTATCTTTGCTATGCGTGGAAGGCAATCTTCCCTGCCACGCAGGAGAATCATCCGGTCAGGATACCAGTGACAAGGAACTGAGAAAATGGTCAAAAAATGTTTCAAAAAGTGCGAAATATAGGTTACAAGAACGTTGGACACCAGTTTTCACCGGTGTGACGACTTTGTTGGGGCGTTTCATTTCGGTATCGGCGTGGTGGTCAGCAGGTATTTGAGATCGTCATCCTCAAAGCGGATGGAAAGCCCGACATAAGGGGAGCCGTTCTCCTGATTGCTGATGAAATCATCCCATCCGGCCGTGAAATAGAGGTGTTTGAAAAAACGATACTCGGCCGCGGCTTTCAGGTGGGCACGGCGATCTTCAGCAAAATCAAAGGCTTCAAAAGATAACTTCAGGTTGTCATTCAAGGCCATGTAGTCCATGCCGAAACCGCCGGTAGATTCAAAAAGACCGCCTCGCAGCACCACATCCCTGAAGCGCTTGCCGATTTGGGCATTAAAAAGGAAACTATTTTTGTCCCATGTTTCCTGGCGCGTGGTTACGCCGGCGGTGGTTACGTCTTGGATGGTCCTTTTTCCTCGCGGATCGGCAGTAATGCCCAGAATGTAAAATTTGTCCAGAGTGGGTTGCAGCCTTATATCCAGATAACTCTTCATGTTACTCTTGCTGGTAAGATATTCCCCCCGGTAGCTTAAAAAAGTACGGAATTGCTCGGCCTTATTCACATAACGGTTGATACCGGCCAGCCCCTGGTTAATATTGTTGACCGTATCTTCTTCGTTGACTAATTTGCCTATCGTACCCTTGCCCTGATTAATCTTGTCGGTTACCTCCTGGAGAGAGGCGAGGGTCTTATTCAGACGGTCCACCGTGGTGCTTTCTTTCAGCAGTTGACCCACCGTGCCCTCCCCCTTCTTCATGCCTTCAGAAATATCGTTGAGGGAGGCGAAGGTGTTCTGCATCTGCTGGGAAGCGCCCTTCAATCCATCCAGAACCTGCGTAATTTTATCGCTGTTATTTGCGACCACCTGATTCAGGTTGCCCGTTAACTCGCGGCTGTTATCCAGCGTGGCGCGGAGCGCCGCCTCATTATTCATGACGAGGGCATTAAGATTCTGCGTTAACAGGCGCGTGTTTTCGATAATTGCGCTGAGCGACTGCTGTCCCTGTTCACCGGCCAAAACCTTGCTCAGAGATCCCGTCAGCAACTTGATATCCTCGGCGATCAAGGCTGCCTGTGTAAGGAGCTTGTCTATATCCGCGCTCCGCTCCGTCAGGCTGATCATACTTCCCGGCTCCAGAAAAGCCTGGCCTTTGGAACCAGGAATAATATCTACATATTTATCTCCCAAAACACCATGTGTCTTAATGGCGGCGGTAACGTCTTTTTCTAACTGGACTTCCGGAGCGATGCGCAGGGTTACGAGGGCTCTGCCATCTTTGAGCCTGATGGATTCGACCCGTCCTACTTCCACCCCGGCGATCTGGACGGAGGCGTCCCGGCCCAGGCCGGCCACGTTGTCAAAAAAAACGTCTACCGTGTATCCCTTCTTCAGACCTAAGCCGCCTTTGCCAACCTGGACGGACATGTAGCCCAGGATAATAAAACCGACTAAAACAAATAAGCCTACTTTGGCCTCTGAGCTGATGGAAAACATGCTTGCCTCCGTTTACTTCCTAAATTATCTTTATCGGTCCGACCGTGCTGCCGGAAAGAAATTGCACGATCACCGGGTTTGGGGACGATTTTATCTCGTCCGGGCCGCCGTAGGCGATTATTTCCCCTTCGTAGAGCATCGCTATTTTGTCGCTGATTTTAAATATCGAACCCAGGTCGTGACTGATGACAACGCAAGTTAAGTGGAGCTTGTTCTGGGTCTCCATAATCAGTTGATTGATCGCCTCCGTCATGACGGGGTCCAGACCTGTCGTGGGTTCGTCAAAGAGCACAATCTGCGGATGCAGGGCGATGGCTCTCGCCAGGCCGACCCGTTTTCTCATGCCGCCGCTTAGTTCCGAAGGCAACTTTTGCTCAATACCCTTCAGTCCCACGGCCTTGAGTCGGTCGGCTACAATCTCCCTGATTTCTCCCTCTTTCAATTTCGTATGTTCACGCAGGGGGAAAGCCACATTTTCGCCGACCGTCATTGAGTCGAACAGGGCGGCCTCCTGAAAGAGCATCCCGAATTTCTTTCTGATTTCGTTTAATCCTTTGTCGTTCAGCTTGGTGATATCAACGCCATCAATCAGCACTTCACCGCTGTCCGGCTGCAATAGTCCGATGATATGCTTCAGGAGGACACTTTTGCCGCCGCCGCTTTTGCCGATGATAACAGTGGTTTTGCCATCCTCGATGTCCAGATGGACGCCTCTCAGGACATGTTGTTTGCCGAATGATTTATGGACATCTATTAGTTTGATCATGATTTCCGTATATTAAAACATAATGGCCGTCAGAAAATAGTCGCTCACGAGAATCGAGACGGAAGCCAGCACGACAGCTTCCGTAGTCGCCCGGCCGACGCCTTCCGCGCCGCCCCGGGTGTTAAATCCTTTGTAGCAGCCGATCAGGGAGAGAATAAGGCCAAAAACGGCGGCCTTGATGAGGCCGTTGTAAATGTCCTCCATATCCAAATGTCGGATAATATTTCTTACGAAGCTGCCGGAATTGATTTCCAGCAGCTCCACACCCACCAGATAACCTCCTGCAATGCCGACGAAATCGGAAACGACGGTCAGAAAGGGAAGCATAATCACGCCCGCTATAACTCTGGGTACAATCAGGTGCTTGACGGGGTTGGCGGCCATTACGTAAAGTGCGTCTATCTGCTCCGTGACCCGCATGGTCCCGAGTTCGGCCGCCATAGCCGAGCCGGCGCGGGCGGTGACCATCAGGGCGGTCAGCACGGGACCAAGCTCCCGCGTCATACTGAGCGCCACAGCCGTACCCACCATGCTCTCGGCACTGAAGAGCCGGAAGCCGTGATATGATTGCAGGGCCAGAACCATCCCCGTAAAAGTTCCCGTCAAGACGACGACAAAGATGGATTTCACTCCGACAAATTCCATTTGTTTGAAGATGTTTTTGGCTTTCAAGGGGGGGCGCACCATCCACGTCAAAACGGACAGTAACAGGACGATGATTTTTCCAAGCTCTTCTACAGATGCCAGGGTTGACTTGCCCAGATGATCTATCAGTGCGGATATTATCTTCATTTACAGCGGACCCCTTTTATCGGCATGGGCCAAAAGCGCATAGTCAATGATCCGTTCTGTCAGGTCGGCTTGCGTTATGCCCACCGCGGCCGCCTGGTGGAAAAGGAAGGTGGAGGGAGTCAATCCGGGCGTACCCCTTGAATTTGTTGAACCAAGTTTTCCAACTATTCTACCGGGCTTCCTTTGCTTAGAAGCTGACCGTCAAGGCAAGGTAGGGCCCGGCAATGTTCCCGTTAAAATACGTGTCGCTCTGATCTATGCGTAAAGCGATGATTTTATATCCGGCGTGAATGTCGAGGAAAGGGAATGGCGTAAGCGAAAGATCGGCTAAAGCCTCGTACAGATGATTTCCCGAGTAGGCGATGCCCGTGACCTCCGCCCTGGCTTCCAGGATATTAGCGAGAATGCCGATATGAGCGGCAGCGCCGATCATAGGGATGGGGGCCTTCAATGTGTTTTCTGCCTGTTTTCCGCCACCAGATAAGCTTGCATCGGCCTCAATATATTTTACCTTGCCGATGGCACTGATGGAAAAACCGGCCAGGATGTTGCCCGTGTCAATGACATCGTATTTATAGGCCACATCGAGCATCCTTATTTTCAAGCTGGATTCTACCGCAACCCCTGTGGCAAAAGAAGTGCCGTCGAAATTGATTGGACTGGAAAGTGTAGAGGAACCGGAATAATCAGCCTGAGTATACAACAGGCTCACATGCTGCTTTCCCAATCCGCCAAAGACCTCAATTGCCGGGTAGGCTTTGGTGCCCATGCCAAGATCGTCTTTTACATTGAACTCCGTTCCCGGCGTGCCGCTGGCGTCTACTTTCATATCTGTTTTCAATGTCGGGAACCAGTAATAGCCCCTTGCGCCGATCTCAAAGGCCGATGCCGTGTTGGAAAAAGCGATGACCATGACAACGCCTGCCGTGAGTGAAAGCAATATCTCAAAAAACCTTTTCATAAATACCTCCGTAGTTAATTAATTTCCCCGTGTTGTTGTTGGCGCTACTGATGACAAAATATTCGCAAAATAGCAAGATAAACAATGTTGTTTATTTCGTGAAAATCCCGTATTGCAATTTGCGCTGCAGGATATACCGGCCCTGATTATCTACACGGTAAACGGCATGCAGGTCATTGACCACGTCGCCTTTTAGATCGAAGCGGATGTTACCGGTCAACCCATCCTTCTTGTTATATTTGGTGTGCAAGTATTCAGATAGCAATTTTGAGTCGGTTGTCTTCAGTCTTTTCACGCTTTCCGTGATAGCGGCGAAGGCATCACCCGCAAGCAGGGCGTAAGCGGAAGCAGGTCTGGACTTGTATGCTTTCTCATAACTATTGATGAATTGCCTGGTCCGCGGAGCATCTATGTCTTTTACCCGTGGCATGCTCAAAAAATAGAATCCCTCTGCCGCCTTTACGCCTGAAATTTCAGTCAGCCTGCTGCTGTCTACCGCATCCCCTCCCATAAAGATAACCTCATGCCAGTCCATTTGCTGACGACCTTTGAGGAGTTGAGCGGCCTCGGGATAAAAACCGGCAAAAAAGACGAAATCCGGACGCGTATCTTTGGCTTTGGCAAGAATGTCGGAATAATCCCCTTTGCCGGGAATCAAGGCATCGTAAAAAACAGGGGCGGCCTTGCTGTCATCCAGAAACTCTTTGATAGTTTCGGCTAATCCTTTTCCATAAAGGCTGCCGTCATGCACAATCGCTATCCTTTTCATTTTCATCTTCTGCATGACCCGGACGGCGGCTTTGGCCTGATTATCATCACGCGGACAGATTCTGAAGAAACGCCCCAAGCCTCTTTCTGTCAGGGGAACTGCGGTGGCGCCATAGGTTATCTGCATGATCCTGTTTTGATGGAAAACCTGTTGCGTGGCTTCGGTGACCGCAGAGGTGTAGGAGCCGATGACAGCTATGACGCGCTGCTGGACAAGCCGTTTGGCTGCTGCTCCGGCTGTCTGAGGATTTCCCTGATCGTCTTCATAGATCATCTCAATTTTTTTCCCTAAGATACCGCCGTGGTCATTGGTATTTTGGGCCAGCAGCTCCACAACTTGCCTCGCTTCCATACCCTCTGCCATGTAGTCTCCTGTCAGTGGCCCGATAAAACCAATTTTAATCGGTTCGACCGCCCACACAGGATGAGCAAATAACAAAATGATGAGCAATAAATGTAATTTTTTCATGATGGTGCCTATCCTCCCCCGTTTCCTATTCTTTCTTTACTTTATGTGCGCTAACTTACTAACCCCGCTAAACGGGATAAGTAAGTTTACGAATTTGCCTTCTACCCGAAAGCAAATTTTAACTTACTAATAATCCCAACAAAACGTCACCCCGCTCGTCGGAAACACCCAATCGTTTTTATGGACGCGCAAATTGATACTTTCTCTCCCCCTGATCAGGGTCGGATAGGGGTGTTTGCCGGCGAAGAATGGTATCTCTCTGACATTAGCAAGATTAGTTCCCTGCCAGTTAAAGGTAATGTCCAGACCCCGGATGGGGTAGATGAGGTAGACAGAAAAATCGCGGTTCTTCCTGGATTTTTTGGTCATAATCTCAATTTCTACTTTAACTTCGCGGCCTGTTTTTTCTGCAAGGTCTTCTCCGCCGCACCAAGTCTCGTAGCCCCGAACCGTCATTTCCGTTTTGAACAGGGGGATGTCGGCATCATCAATGCGCACCCGCTGGATCCGGAAGTCGCGGGCGGCCTGCAGTTCGTCCTCGCTGTTTAAAAGCCAGCGGTACTCGCAGCGGGGGTCCTCTAAAAGGGCCGCCAACTGTTCGTTATTTTCAGCGCAACCGATCATGAATATATCGGCGGTCAATGTCTTGCGATATGCCACTTTCGTGATGACTTTAAAATATTTCCGGCACGTCGGATCAGCGGCAACCTCGGCTGCCGAAAATTCTTCCAGGCGAATGTCATAGCGAAAATTGCTGCGCAGCTCTAATTGCCTGTCTTCCTTGCCGAAAAAAGTTTCCAGCATGGCGAAATAGATAGCGTCGCCGAATTCCGCATCGTTTACCCTCGTGTGCAGGCAGCGACGGATGACATTGTCCAGACGGGAAACGGATTTTTCCTCATCAGGGATAAATATCCTCTTCAGGCGCGGTTCTACAGAATCAGCCTTGCCCTTCTGCAGAAAAACCCGGGGGGCGCGTTTTCCCAGGGCGCAAAGGATTTCGTAACTGATCGTCCGGGCCTTGGCGGCAAGTTCGTCGGCAGTAATCTCCTCTCCGCCTTGGCATCCCAGCAGGACAACTTCGTCGCCGATCAGCACGTCCGGTATATGACTGACATCCAGCGTACACATGTCCATGGAAACGCGTCCCACCACGGGCGCCCGTCTTCCTCTGATCAGGACTGCCCCCCGATTGGAAAGGAGCAGCCCGTATCCGTCGCCGTATCCTACCGGGATAGTGGCAATTTTCGTTGGTCCGGAGGTAATAAAAGTACTGCCGTAACCGATTCTGGAATTAGAGGGGAAATCTTTTATCAGCAGGACTCTGGTTTTAAAGCTCATAACCGGCGTCAGACTGGCCTTGGTCGTGGTTTCCGGGGAGGGATGAACCCCATAGGTCATCAGGCCGGGACGCACCATATCCAGATGAAAATCGGGATAATTAAGGATGGCCCCGCTATTGGCTATATGCCGTAGGGGGATGGTAATATTATGTTCTTGCAGCTCCCGGAGCAATTCCTGGAACAAGCGCCACTGGTCATCGTTATAAGCCGTCGTTGTCTCGCTCTGGGCCAGGTGGGTGAAAATACCCTCGATATGAACATTGGAAAACCCCATGATTTCCTGAATCATCGCGAGGGAGTTCTGATACATCGTTCCTCCCCGGCCCATCCCGGTATCAACCTCGATATGAATACGGGCCTGCCTGCCTGCCTGATGATATTTTTCTTGTAGATTCCGGGCAAAATGGAGGTCCGAGACGGAAGGGATGAGATTATACTTGATAATCTCCTGAATATCCTGGTTTGTTGAGGGACTGAGGATGATTATGGGGGCCGAGATGCCTCCGACTCGCAGTTGCACCCCTTCATCGGCGTTGGCGACGCCCAGTGCTGAGGCGCCACTCTGCAGCGCGACATGAGAGATTTCGATGGCTCCATGACCATAGGCATCTGCCTTGACCACCTGGAGAATCTTGACCAGCGGGCCCACTAATCTTCTGACTTCAGTAAGATTACTGGTAAAATTATCAAGCTCGACTTCCACCCAGCTCCGGTATTGCGGTTCCGCCATCATTTCCTCGTCATGGTGAAAACGCCATCCCATGGTTGAGGAGGCGGATTTTCCTTCAATTCCTGGCAGCGCGTCAGGTAGAGCTTGGCGGGCGGGTCGTCAGGTCTGATTTCCATAACCTTTTGGAAAGTGGCAATCGCGTCATCCCAGCGGGCTTGCTTGTACAGCGAAATCCCTGCTTCAAAATGCTGCACGAGGGGCTGCACCGTGGCGGCATCCTTCTTTTCACAGAGGATCTCATAGATTTTCACGGGCAGCTTTTTCCCTTTGACCCGCACGGCGTCCAATTCCCGGCAGCACAGATCGTCTTTCACAATGGCGTAGGTGAATTCGCTGGTGACGATATTGGTGCCATATTCCTTGTTGATGCCCTCCAGCCGCGAGGCCAGGTTCACGCTGTCGCCCATGACGGTATAGTCAAAACGCATCTGGGAACCCATATTACCCACCACCATATCGCCCGTATTGATGCCCACGCCGATATTCATGGGCGGCTTGCCCTCGGCGCTCCATTTGACCTGGAGCTTCTTCAACGCCGCCATCATTTCCAGGGCAGTCTTGCAGGCGCGCAAAGCGTGATCCGGCTGGTCAAGGGGTGCGCCATAGACTGCCATGATCGCATCGCCCATGTATTTATCCAGCAGGCCGTCGTACTTGAATACGATATCCGTCATGGCGGTAAGGTATTCGTTCAAGAGATGCACGAGCTCTTCCGGCGTCAGTTGTTCCGATATGGTCGTAAATCCCCGGATATCGGAGAACAGGGCCGTCAGTTGCTTCTTGTCGCCGCCCAGTTTGAGCTTGGTCGGATCCTTCAGCATCTCCGTGATTACCGAAGCCGTCAGGTAATACTGGAAGGCGTTCCGGACCTTCTTCTTCTCCCTCTCCTCGGTCATGTAGCGGTAAACGGTGATACCCAGATAGACGGTAAGCATCGTCAATACCGGATAAACCAGATTGAGCCATATATTGTAGCGGGAAAACAGAAAGACATTTACTATGAAAAAAGCGCCCGTAAAGAGGATGGCGATGAGCATCCCCTGAATGGCCTTTACCCTCGGGATGATAGTACCCATGATGAGTCCGAAGACGATGATGGAGACGATATCGAGAAACTTTATCCACCAGGATTGTCTCAGGAAATTATTGTGCAGAATATTGTCAATAACGGTCGCATGGATCTCCACACCGGGATAGACGGCGCTGAAAGGGGTTACCCGCAGGTCATAGATGCCCGTAGCCGTAGCGCCGACAATTACGATTTTGCCGCGGAGTTTTTCCGGCGGGATGCGGTTGGCGATGATGTCGGCAATGGAGTAGTGCGGGAATGTCCGGGCAGGGCCTAAGTAATTGACGAGCACCCGGCCCGTGTCGTCAGTAGGGATCTCCACCTTGTCAATGGTTACTCCCTCGACGCCAAATCCCCCCAGGCGCAGGAGGACCGTGGGGAAGTCCATGTACTGGGTCAAGAGCGACAGAGCCAGGGATGAGTAATAGCTGTCGCGAAACTTGATGACGAGCGGCGACCAGCGGATGGCTCCGTCGCTATCGGGAAAGGCATTGAAATAACCGCTGTTTTCTCCCGCGGCGGATATTTGTTTCAGATTCGGCACCGCCGCATAGGCATGGATTATGGCAGCTTCATTAACATTTTTAGCGGCTTTGACCATGGCATATTTGGAGCTTACGATATCCTCCTCGGAAGCTTCAATATCCTTGGCCGTAAGATGACCAACCTCCTTGGCGGAGGTATGGAAAAAATAGCCCAGGGTAACATTCTTGGCCGTTTCAATGGCCTTGGCGAAGGCGCCGTCCGTATCGGCCAATTCCATTTTTTTGCCCATCAGGGCCAGCAGCCGGTTGTCAGCCAGACCCATTTTTCGGGCTTCCTGCGCCAATTCGTTAATCGTTTTCAAACTGGAGTTCTCATCCGGTTCGGCAAAAACAACATCAAACCCAACTGCTTTCACGCCGTTTTTCTGGAGCGTCTCGACCAGCCTCGCGAGCGTTGTCCTGGGCCATGGCCAGCGGCCCAGCTCCGTCAGGCTCTTTTCGTCTATCGTGGCAATAACCGTTTCTCCACCAGAGGGAAGCGCCCCCCGGGAAAGGATTCGCAAGTCCAGGGCCTTCAGTTCCATGAAGCGCAGGAAAGGAGCGTCAAAGAAGAATAGCGTGACCGCCAGCAGGATAATCAGAACGGTAATTTTCAAAGGTGAAACGGAAATCAGTTTTTTTAGTGCGTTATTCATCTTTCAGCCCCTTGACCTCGGTAAAAATTTTGCAAATCATATCAGAGAAGCGAGTAAAGTCAAGGTAAACTGGTCAAGAAAGGCCGGGCGTTATATTCCATTGGCAAATGAGTGGGCCAGGGGTGATTTACCGGCGGCCACATAGCTGACCTGGTCATGATAAACGCGTTAAAAACTTGACAAATCAGGAGGGTTGTGCGCCACTTCAACAAGGTCGCCGCCGTTTGCGAACATAAATGCGTTATCAGCATGGCAAAGAACTGGCAGACGATCTCCGCGAACTTGTGAAGGCGTTATGATAAAAAGATTTCAGTTAATGGCAGTCGGACAAACAAACGTGGGCAGAGTCCGGAAAAACAACGAGGATGCCTTTACCCTTTCGCTGGATAAAGGCTTGCTGATTGTAGCCGACGGCATGGGTGGCGCTGCTTCCGGCGAAATAGCAAGCCGTATGGCCGTGGACGTGATCAGAAGTTACTTTAACGAGTCGGCGGCAAGCACCAGGACTCCCCTTATCGGGAAATATAATGACGATTTTACCGATATCACCAACCGCTTGGGCTCTGCGATCCGCCTGGCAAACATGGCCATTTACGAAGCGTCCCGGAGTAACGCTCAATGGCATGGCATGGGAACGACCATTGTATGCGCCCTGCTGCATAACCGTAAGCTGTGCATCGCCCATGTGGGCGACAGCCGGCTTTACTTGATTCGTGCCGGCGACATAGAACAGCTCACGGATGATCACTCCGTCGTGGCCGAGCAGGTGA from Deltaproteobacteria bacterium harbors:
- a CDS encoding HIT domain-containing protein, translating into MEAIYAPWRSAYIRGKKPDGCIFCKNSLREDDFVLWEGKAAYVLMNRYPYSSGHLMVIPFRHLGQIHDLTAEEKVEIFDLVDLCLAVLTETMKPDGFNLGMNLGKVAGAGVDDHLHTHIVPRWSGDHNFITVTGATRVVSEDLMETRNKLLTCFGRISLQEG
- a CDS encoding MlaD family protein, which produces MFSISSEAKVGLFVLVGFIILGYMSVQVGKGGLGLKKGYTVDVFFDNVAGLGRDASVQIAGVEVGRVESIRLKDGRALVTLRIAPEVQLEKDVTAAIKTHGVLGDKYVDIIPGSKGQAFLEPGSMISLTERSADIDKLLTQAALIAEDIKLLTGSLSKVLAGEQGQQSLSAIIENTRLLTQNLNALVMNNEAALRATLDNSRELTGNLNQVVANNSDKITQVLDGLKGASQQMQNTFASLNDISEGMKKGEGTVGQLLKESTTVDRLNKTLASLQEVTDKINQGKGTIGKLVNEEDTVNNINQGLAGINRYVNKAEQFRTFLSYRGEYLTSKSNMKSYLDIRLQPTLDKFYILGITADPRGKRTIQDVTTAGVTTRQETWDKNSFLFNAQIGKRFRDVVLRGGLFESTGGFGMDYMALNDNLKLSFEAFDFAEDRRAHLKAAAEYRFFKHLYFTAGWDDFISNQENGSPYVGLSIRFEDDDLKYLLTTTPIPK
- a CDS encoding ABC transporter permease, which produces MKIISALIDHLGKSTLASVEELGKIIVLLLSVLTWMVRPPLKAKNIFKQMEFVGVKSIFVVVLTGTFTGMVLALQSYHGFRLFSAESMVGTAVALSMTRELGPVLTALMVTARAGSAMAAELGTMRVTEQIDALYVMAANPVKHLIVPRVIAGVIMLPFLTVVSDFVGIAGGYLVGVELLEINSGSFVRNIIRHLDMEDIYNGLIKAAVFGLILSLIGCYKGFNTRGGAEGVGRATTEAVVLASVSILVSDYFLTAIMF
- a CDS encoding ABC transporter ATP-binding protein, with the protein product MIKLIDVHKSFGKQHVLRGVHLDIEDGKTTVIIGKSGGGKSVLLKHIIGLLQPDSGEVLIDGVDITKLNDKGLNEIRKKFGMLFQEAALFDSMTVGENVAFPLREHTKLKEGEIREIVADRLKAVGLKGIEQKLPSELSGGMRKRVGLARAIALHPQIVLFDEPTTGLDPVMTEAINQLIMETQNKLHLTCVVISHDLGSIFKISDKIAMLYEGEIIAYGGPDEIKSSPNPVIVQFLSGSTVGPIKII
- a CDS encoding branched-chain amino acid ABC transporter substrate-binding protein, coding for MKKLHLLLIILLFAHPVWAVEPIKIGFIGPLTGDYMAEGMEARQVVELLAQNTNDHGGILGKKIEMIYEDDQGNPQTAGAAAKRLVQQRVIAVIGSYTSAVTEATQQVFHQNRIMQITYGATAVPLTERGLGRFFRICPRDDNQAKAAVRVMQKMKMKRIAIVHDGSLYGKGLAETIKEFLDDSKAAPVFYDALIPGKGDYSDILAKAKDTRPDFVFFAGFYPEAAQLLKGRQQMDWHEVIFMGGDAVDSSRLTEISGVKAAEGFYFLSMPRVKDIDAPRTRQFINSYEKAYKSRPASAYALLAGDAFAAITESVKRLKTTDSKLLSEYLHTKYNKKDGLTGNIRFDLKGDVVNDLHAVYRVDNQGRYILQRKLQYGIFTK
- a CDS encoding Stp1/IreP family PP2C-type Ser/Thr phosphatase, producing MIKRFQLMAVGQTNVGRVRKNNEDAFTLSLDKGLLIVADGMGGAASGEIASRMAVDVIRSYFNESAASTRTPLIGKYNDDFTDITNRLGSAIRLANMAIYEASRSNAQWHGMGTTIVCALLHNRKLCIAHVGDSRLYLIRAGDIEQLTDDHSVVAEQVKRELISREEAEKSEIRNILTRAVGTEAEVAVDLNELNLLGDDMLVLCTDGLTNMVRDEEILSVVLAGQDPAVASQRLVEMANEAGGRDNITAVVANILEESWLSSLINFFTRRRR
- a CDS encoding adenylate/guanylate cyclase domain-containing protein, whose amino-acid sequence is MNNALKKLISVSPLKITVLIILLAVTLFFFDAPFLRFMELKALDLRILSRGALPSGGETVIATIDEKSLTELGRWPWPRTTLARLVETLQKNGVKAVGFDVVFAEPDENSSLKTINELAQEARKMGLADNRLLALMGKKMELADTDGAFAKAIETAKNVTLGYFFHTSAKEVGHLTAKDIEASEEDIVSSKYAMVKAAKNVNEAAIIHAYAAVPNLKQISAAGENSGYFNAFPDSDGAIRWSPLVIKFRDSYYSSLALSLLTQYMDFPTVLLRLGGFGVEGVTIDKVEIPTDDTGRVLVNYLGPARTFPHYSIADIIANRIPPEKLRGKIVIVGATATGIYDLRVTPFSAVYPGVEIHATVIDNILHNNFLRQSWWIKFLDIVSIIVFGLIMGTIIPRVKAIQGMLIAILFTGAFFIVNVFLFSRYNIWLNLVYPVLTMLTVYLGITVYRYMTEEREKKKVRNAFQYYLTASVITEMLKDPTKLKLGGDKKQLTALFSDIRGFTTISEQLTPEELVHLLNEYLTAMTDIVFKYDGLLDKYMGDAIMAVYGAPLDQPDHALRACKTALEMMAALKKLQVKWSAEGKPPMNIGVGINTGDMVVGNMGSQMRFDYTVMGDSVNLASRLEGINKEYGTNIVTSEFTYAIVKDDLCCRELDAVRVKGKKLPVKIYEILCEKKDAATVQPLVQHFEAGISLYKQARWDDAIATFQKVMEIRPDDPPAKLYLTRCQELKENPPPQPWDGVFTMTRK
- the alr gene encoding alanine racemase, encoding MMAEPQYRSWVEVELDNFTSNLTEVRRLVGPLVKILQVVKADAYGHGAIEISHVALQSGASALGVANADEGVQLRVGGISAPIIILSPSTNQDIQEIIKYNLIPSVSDLHFARNLQEKYHQAGRQARIHIEVDTGMGRGGTMYQNSLAMIQEIMGFSNVHIEGIFTHLAQSETTTAYNDDQWRLFQELLRELQEHNITIPLRHIANSGAILNYPDFHLDMVRPGLMTYGVHPSPETTTKASLTPVMSFKTRVLLIKDFPSNSRIGYGSTFITSGPTKIATIPVGYGDGYGLLLSNRGAVLIRGRRAPVVGRVSMDMCTLDVSHIPDVLIGDEVVLLGCQGGEEITADELAAKARTISYEILCALGKRAPRVFLQKGKADSVEPRLKRIFIPDEEKSVSRLDNVIRRCLHTRVNDAEFGDAIYFAMLETFFGKEDRQLELRSNFRYDIRLEEFSAAEVAADPTCRKYFKVITKVAYRKTLTADIFMIGCAENNEQLAALLEDPRCEYRWLLNSEDELQAARDFRIQRVRIDDADIPLFKTEMTVRGYETWCGGEDLAEKTGREVKVEIEIMTKKSRKNRDFSVYLIYPIRGLDITFNWQGTNLANVREIPFFAGKHPYPTLIRGRESINLRVHKNDWVFPTSGVTFCWDY
- a CDS encoding LapA family protein, whose protein sequence is MKVFFTVVVVCVVMFIISFSLQNASPVPLKYYDILDVNLPTYMLMFIAFLAGVIFTGLMGLVERLKLTKTNRQLSKTVRDLRREMRTQETGTEDVEKAEQLMP